TAGACAAATTGCGCTGGTATCTCGAAGAATATCTGCGCTTTCCCTACGGACTCGAACCGGAAAATGCTCAAAGAATTGAACAGCAGTTGCAAGCTTGGGGACAACAGCTATTTGAGTTAGTATTTCGCAGCAGCGACAAAGCGCGGGAGTTTTTTCAGGAAGCGACGCGAGACGGATTGGATAAGTGCGAAATTAGCATTGTTTCCGACGATTCTGCCGTACTCAATTTGCCCTGGGAATTGCTGTTTGCGCCAGATTATCAATTTCTCGCACCTTTGCTGGCGGGGATGTATCGCAGTCTTAGCAATTATGCTGTTCGGGCAGAATTGGGTACAATGTCTGACGAACAATTAAATATTTTACTCGTAATTGCTCGACCCTACGGAGAACGCGATATTAATTTTCAAACTATCGCCCGCCCGATGTTGGAGGCCCTGAAACCTATTCAAAGACAGGTGAATCTTACCGTATTGCGTCCGCCCAGTTTAAAGCAGTTTGAAGCAGAACTTAACGCCCGCAAAGGTTTTTATCATATCGTTCATTTTGACGGACATGGCGATTTTCAAGCTGACAGCAAAACCGTTCAAACTCAATATGGAAATTTGGGAGAAGGCGTTTTAGTCTTTGAAGATATTGATGGCAACCCGGAAATAGTTACTGCTAGGGAAATTGCCCAATATTTGACAGATTGCCGCGTGCCGATTTTTATTCTCAATGCTTGCAAGTCGGGACAAGCTGGGGAAGAAGCCTTTTCTTCCGTGGCGGGACAGTTGGTGAAATTGGGTGCAAAGGGCGTGGTAGCAATGGCTTATTCCGTTTACGCCCAAGGCGCGAAACACTTCATGGGAAGGCTGTACGGGGAATTGGTGCGGGGACAAGACATCGCCTCTGCTGTGGCGGCGGGGCGCAAATCTATGTCCATAGACAAACAGCGCCCCAGTCCCAAAGGGATGTTACCGCTGCAAGATTGGCTGGTGCCGGTGCTGTATCAGCAGGAACCATACACGCCTTTTCGGCCCAAAACTACAACTCCCAGTTTTGCAGATTTGATGGGGGAAGCTGATAATTCATCTGTGATTGATTCGGGGTTACTGGTTGATTTGCCTGAAGTTAGCGCCTATGGTTTTATTGGGCGAGATTACGATATTTTGTGCTTGGAAAGAGCTTTTCGCCAAAATCATATCGTGCTGTTGCAGGGGATGGGCGGCGTTGGGAAAACTGAGTTAGTAGGAGGGTTTGCGCGGTGGTTGGCTGATACTCAGGGGCGCACAGGTGGCGTTTTCTTCACTTCTTTTGAACGCGGTGCGGGGTTGAGTCAGGTAGTCAATCAAATTGGCAGGAAACTGGGCGGTGAAAAATTCGCGTCGCTGTCGCCGGAAAGACAGCAGGCGTTGGTAAAACAACATTTGCAAGCTAATTCTTGTCTGCTCATTTGGGATAATTTTGAACCGGTGAATGGGTTTCCGCAGGGGAATGAGCCGCTTTTATCGGCTGCGGAAAGAGCAAGCTTGCAGCAATTTCTCAAGGAGTTGCGCGGGGGAAATTCTTGGGTGTTGATTACCAGTCGGCGCGAGGAAAATTGGTTGGATTGCGGTTACGCGCTGCGGAGTTTGAAGGGATTGGTAAAGCCGGATGCGGAAGAGTTGGCGGCGCGGATTCTGCGGGAAGCGGGGGTTGACAGGGCGAAATTGCCCAAAGAATATCTGGAGTTGCTGAAACTGTTGGGCGGACATCCGCTGTCGCTGAGGGTGGTGTTGCGGCATTTGAAGACGCAAACTCCGGTGCAGTTGATTGAGGCGCTGCGGCGGGGATTGGATACTTTCAAGGGTGCAGAGGAGGAAGGGAGAGAGAAATCTCTAACGGTGTCGCTGGATTATTCGTTTGCTAATTTGTCGGCACGGGCGCGGCAGCATTTGCCGTTTTTAGGGCTATTTTGCGATCGAGTTGATGCAGATTGGCTTCATGCTTTTTCAGAAAGTCCTGATGATGGATACGGACAAGCATATGTGGCGGTATTTGGAGAAAATTTGCAGAAATCGGATTGGATTGGACTCTTGAATGAAGCGACTGCTGCGGGAATTCTAGAAGATTGGGGAGGAAGTATTTATAAAATTCACCCGGCACTGCCTTGGTATTTGCGACAACAGTTAGACAAAAAAGGTTCGCAGGAGGTAATCAATACCCTAGAAAAAAAGTTGCTGGTTTTTTATGCAATGTTGGCGAATAAATACAATAGAGAACTTATCAGCAATGCGGAATTGGCAACCTTTGTGCTGCGAGTGGAAGAACCGAACCTATTCCAACACTTACGACTGGCAGAAAAGCAGGAAGAATGGGTTCAAGCTCAAGCAATTCTGCAAGCCTTGGGGGAGGTATATGAGCGATTGGGGCGCAAACCGGAATTTAAGTCCCTGCGAGAAAGGGCGCTGAATCAAATTGGCTTCCACTTGGCACAAGCAAAGGCAAAGGGGCAATACGCCTTGGATTTCTGGAGGTATCTGCGGCAAGTGGATGCAAATGAAGCTCTTGAAAGTGCCGAATTGGAAACAGCAAGAGCCATTTATCAAGAAATCCTGGATGAATTGACAGCCTTAAATGACCTCTCGGTGAATGACAAGATTGCTATTCTTTATCACAATCTAGGAATCGTAGCCCAAAAGCAACGACGGTTTGAGGAGGCGATCGCCTTTTACCACAAAGCTCTCCAAATTTTTGAAGATGCGGGGGATTTCTACCGTGCTGCTAGCGACTATCACCAACTAGGAATCGTAGCCCAAGAGCAACGGCGGTTTGAGGATGCGATCGCCTTTTACAATAAAGCTCTCCAAATTTTTGAAGATGCGGGGGATTTCTACCGTGCTGCTAGGGACTATCACCATCTAGGAATCGTAGCCCAAGAGCAACGGCGGTTTGAGGATGCGATCGCCTTTTACAACAAAGCTCTCCAAATTTTTGAAGATGCGGGGGATTTCTACCGTGCTGCTGTTGTCTATCACCAACTAGGAAGGGTAGCCGAAGAGCAACGACGGTTTGACGATGCGATCGCCTTTTACCACAAAGCTCTCCAAATTAAAGAAGATTTGGGGGATTTCCACAGTGCTGCTAGCGACTATCACCAACTAGGAATCGTAGCCCAACTGCAACGGCAGTTTGACGATGCGATCGCCTTTTACCACAAAGCTCTCCAAATTTTTGAAGATGCGGGGGATTTCTACCATGCTGCTAGCTGCTATCACCAACTAGGAAGGGTAGCCAAAGAGCAACGGCGGTTTGAGGACGCGATCCCCTTTTACCACAAAGCTCTCCAAATTAAAGAAGATGCGGGGGATTTCTACAATGCTTCAGACGAGTATCAAGGACTAGGACTAATTGCCAAAGAACAAGGAGATTTTGAGACTGCTGTTGCCTATTTCCAAAAAGCATTTGAAGCCAGAAGCGCAGCAAATGATTGGCGCAAAGCATCCTTCACCCTAACTGCATGGGGCGAAACCCTGGAAGCGCAATTAAATTGGACTGAAGCCGCGAAAATTTACCTTCGCGCCTTAGCCATTGACATCAAGCATAATCAAGAGTGGGTTGACTCGGATATCAACAATTTAGGGCGGATGCTCAAGCAGTTGGGAGACAGTCAGTTTAAGATAATTTGGCGAGAGTTTACGGGTGATGAGTGTTCGGAAAATTGGTTTTCAGTTATTCAGAAAGCCAGTGAAATAGAGGAGGAGGGAACAGATTAATTGTGACAGAACTTACGCACCGGGGCTCAGAAACCGGGTTTTTATGGCAATATTCGTTGTGATGCGTAGATTCGGGAAAAAACCCGGTTTCTTGGTGTGACGCGGGGGCTCAGAAACCGGGTTTTTATGACAATATTCGTTGCGATGCGTAGATTCGGGAAAAAACCCGGTTTCTTGGTGTGACGCGGGGGCTCAGAAACCGGGTTTTTACGAAAATATTCGTTGCGATGCGTAGATTCGGGAAAAAACCCGGTTTCTCTGATCGGAGTGCGTAAATCCTGACTGGTATAATCAGTACAATTGTTTAACTAACTTACCCGCGAAATAATATGGAACCAATACTGACTCCCGCCGAAATGAATGAAAAGCGCATGATGTTGCAAGATTACGCTCCCGCCCAAGCAGCCTTGGCGATACTAGAAAAACATAACGGCAGACTTGACACCAGTTTTGATGATTTGTGGTGTGAAAAACACAATCTTGAATCTTACAACCGCAAATCTTTGTGGCAAACCACGCTAAAAGTTCTCCGCGCGGAACTCTGCGGCAATGATGGCTTGCGCGCCCAATTCAAAGACTACACAAAAAACCCTGGGAGTGCGCCTTTACTTACCGGATTAATTGTTGCTGTTGTCGGCTTAGGCGCTTCGTCTGGAATCCCGATCGATCCTAGTATTGCTACTATTATTGTTCTGTATCTGCTCAAAATTAGTCTGAATATTTTTTGCGAATATACTGAACCTGCGAGTTAGGAATTAGGCGGGATTTAGCATTAATTCGCCGTCTGGCAGTGGTTTGAATCCGCGCGCAGTCCGACATTCCGGCAGGGGTTTAAACCCCTGCCTCAAAGCTAAAGTCCTCTGAAGAGGACTCAGAATTTATTGAATTTTGCTAATAAAATTAACACAGTTTCTTTCATCGATAACGAATGCACCGCGTCCGTGAAACGCTAGTAAAAATCATACGTTTTTCAGTCCTCTTCAGAGGACTTTAGCTATGAGACAGGGAATTAATTCCCTGTCGGACTATCGGGAAAGCGAGTATTTCTCAACACTAATAACCCAAAGATAATTACAGATAGGTTAAATAAACCATATCCAAATACCTAAACCTCCGATTCCAATTCCGCAGCCCGCACTTGTACGGGAACTTCAACTGTATTCAACTCCGAAGATTCTAATAATTGCACTTCTTCATCAGAATTCGCTGCACCATTCCGCCCTTTCCCCAATTTCTCAGCCAAAGTATCCCGCTGATTAATCAAATAAATACTCACCAAAGTCAACCCAACTCCCATCGATTGCAGCGGATTCAATACCTCACCCAGCAACAAATTGCCGAACAGCAAAGCAAAAATCGGAGTCAGAAATGTCAGAGAACTTAAACTCGTCAGACTGCCGCTTGATGCAAAATAAAAGAACAAACCGTAGGCGATCGCACTTCCGAACACTGTAGAATAACCTAAAGCCATCCATCCCGAAAAATCGATATTCACAAACTGCCCAGACTCAGTAGCCGCCGAAATCGCCAACAACGGCAAACCGCCCAAAATCATGTGCCAGCCCGTCGCCACAATCGGGTCAACATAACGACAAACCCAGCGCACCAAAACCGTACCCACCGCCATCGACAAAGCCGCCAACAGCATCAACCATTCTCCGCCCTGAAATACACTTTCGATACCCGCAAAAACCTGCGCGCTTTCAGGATGAAATAACCCCACAATAAAGCCATCCGGCAACCCAATCAAACTGATGCCGATAACGCCAATTACTAAGCCCAACCAGCCCCAAAAACCTATTTTTTCTTGAAACAGCCACAAACACAAAATCGCCACTGCTAGCGGTTGAGAATCAATCATCACCGAACCCAAACCCGCACCGGTTCTCGCCAAACCTTCGGCTAAAAAGCCTTGAAACAAAGTACCGTCAACTAACGCAAACAGCGAAATCCACAGCCAAGCCTTCCAACCCTGCGGCTGCTGTTTTCCCATCAATGCCGCCGCCAGCAACACCAACACGCCCGCAGGTACTAAACGCACGACAGCTACAAACAGCGGTGTCGTGTGCGGCATCACCCCTTTCATGGCTACCATCGCGGTTCCCCACAGGAAAAACGGCGCAATGAGTAACAGCGGGGCGAAGGGTAGTTTAGAATCGGTGAGTTTTAGCTGCATGGCGGGGGCTCCAAATAATTGATGAGAGTGGCACTCTCGGGAATGATGTAGATTTGTTAAGCAATTTTTCCAATTATATATCGAAGGTGGGTTAAGCGCGATCGAGCTCCTTTGCCAGAAACCGGGTTTTGTCACCCAGATATTTGCCTCAAACCCTTAATATCCGTAAAAAACCCGGTTTCTTCAGTCTCATCGGGTGGCCAGAAACCGGGTTTTTCAACCCAGATATTTGCCTCAAACCCTTAATATCCGTAAAAAACCCGGTTTCTTCAGTCTCATCGGGTGGCCAGAAACCGGGTTTTTCAACCCAGATATTTGCTTCAAATCGTGAATATCGCTAAAAAACCCGGTTTCTTGAGTCTCATCGCCTCTTCCTTAATCGCCTCTTCCTTCTTCCTTCTTCCTTCTTCCCTCTTCCTTCAGATAAGGCACACTATAAGTTAGCTACAAAAAATCGTAACATTGCCTGTAAACTGCCCATGATTTGGCCATTCAAGCCCCGCTACCGCAAACAAATCGCCCGTATCGAAGTCACCGGCGCGATCGCCGGAGATACCCGCAAACGACTGCTAGAAGCCCTCAAAACCGTTGAAGAACGCAAATTTCCCGCTTTGCTGCTACGGATAGACAGCCCCGGCGGCACCGTCGGCGATTCCCAGGAAATTTACAGCGCCCTGAAGCGTTTGGGCGAAAAAATCAAAATAGTCGCCAGTTTCGGCAATATTTCAGCTTCTGGCGGAGTTTACATCGGCATGGGATCTCACCATATCGTTGCCAATCCTGGTACAATTACCGGCAGCATTGGCGTGATTATCCGGGGTAACAATCTAGAAGGGTTGTTGGAAAAAGTCGGCGTTTCTTTTCAGGTGATTAAATCCGGGCCCTATAAAGATATCTTGGCATTCGATCGACAATTGACCGAACCAGAACAGCAAATTCTGCAAGATTTGATCGACAGCAGCTACCAGCAATTCGTCGAAACCGTCGCCGAAGCCCGGAAACTCACCGTTGAAAAGGTCAAAACATTTGCCGACGGTCGCGTTTTTACCGGCCAGCAAGCTTTAGAATTGGGTTTGGTCGATCGACTCGGCACAGAAGAGGACGCTCGCCGATGGACAGCCGAACTCGCAGGCCTCGACCCAGAAAAAACTGAATGCTGCACCCTAGAAAAACAAAAACCTTTCCTAAATCGCGTCTTGGGGAGTAGTCTTGATACATCCGGGCTTTCAGCTTACAAAAATTTGCTGGAATTCGAGATTTCTACTAGCGGTTTACCGTTGTGGCTGTATCGCCCGTGATTAAATAGTCAGTTGGTAGTTGGCAGTAGTCAGTTGGCAGTGGTAATTGATAATTGGTAATTGGTAATTGCAATTAACAACTGACAACTAGCAACTGATAACTAACAACTGACAACTAGCAACTGACAACTGATAAAAAATGGAGAATATTTGCGTGGATTGGCAAGTGCGGGCGATTCGCGGGGCAACAACTGCCAGCGATAATTCGGTAGAAGCAATTCGAGAAGCGGTGAGAGAACTGTTAGATGAATTAGAAACAAGAAATAATTTAGATCCGGAATTAATAATTAGTGTTACGTTTTCTGTTACCCGCGATTTGGATGCTATCTTTCCGGCTGCGATCGCCCGCGAACGCTCCCGGTGGTGTAATGTACCTTTGTTGGACGTGCAGCAAATGCACGTGAAGGGTGCTTTAGAACGCTGCATCCGCTTTTTAATTCACGTCAATTGGCCCGCACACCGCGAAATTTATCATCCTTATTTGCGCGGAGCTCAAAATTTGCGGCCCGATTGGAATTTAGCCGTTGCGGTTGCTGCGGAAAAATAATAAAATCACTTTTTGATTCATTCAAGAGTAAACCCACCATGGCTGGTGGGTTTATTTTTAACTGAGTTATATCAAATCCGTTAACATCGTCCTGTATATATCTCTCTCTTCCCTTTCTCTGTGTTCTCTGTGTTCTCTGCGGTTAAATCATTCCGATCCAACCGGAAACGATATTAGAAGAGGCAAATCTTTTGTGCCCTCCTTAGTAGAGGAGTAGAGGAGAATGTTTTATGAACAGAACAAATCTATTATCTCGGATTTCGACCGATCCGAATATATGTTTTGGCAAGCCCAGTATACGGGGACATCGCATCAGGGTTTCCCTGATTTTAGATTGCCTAGCTAGCGGAGCAACTATCGAATCAATTATTCAGCAGTATCCAAGTATAGAGCGAGATGATATTCTGGCTTGTATTGCCTACGGTGCTGAGGTAATCGATCAAAATAGCGAACATCAACATTTAGCAAGTCTCAAGCCAGATCGAGTGATATATGCCGAATTTTCAGAAATGGCAAACGATACAGAATATCAAGCAGAAGCTTTGGCAATTTGTCAATAATTTGAGGCGGTCGAGAGTAATTTGGGTCATGGCAGTTGCGATCGGCTGACTTGAAATAGGCTTCTCCAGCCGATATATTTATTTTAGCTTACCTTTTCTGGTGGGGATTGGCTTAGATAAAAAACATAAAAAAACCGGCTTCTCGAAGAAACCGGATTTTTTGTCAATCAGTGGCTTTCTTGTGATGCAGCCTAATCCCTAAAAAGATGTCATATATAAAACTCCAAAAGTCCTTTTTACCTTCCAATATTCCCAGACTTTGAGGAGAACCCTTTTCATCTAACAGCGGCTTCACAGCTTCGTAGGCTGGCTTGTAATTGTACCAAGGAATTGAAGGCCACAAGTGATGGATCAAATGATAGTTCTGTCCCAAAATTAAAATATTCAGAATTGGACTAGGATATACTCTGGCATTTTTCCAGCGATCGCGCTCGTGAAACGGACGGTGCGGCAAATAATCAAAAAATAACCCCAAGGCTAATCCCACTACCAAAGCAGGAGAAAACCAAAAGTTCAGCACATAACCTAAATGGTCGTATTGAATTGAGATATAAACCACTCCGATCACAAACAAACGGCTGAAAAACCATTCCCAAAGTTCGTATTTCCGCCACAGTTTGCGCTTAAAGAAGAAAATCTCGTGGTAAAAAAACCTCGCAGCAATTAACCACAGAGGCCCGCCAGTAGAAACGTAATGGTCTGGATCGTTATCTGGGTCATTAACGTGGGCGTGATGCTGCATATGTACCCGCGTAAATACCGGGAAAGCAAAGCCCAACATCAGCGCGCTACCGTGTCCCAAAATAGCGTTAATTGTACGATCGCGGTGCGCCGCGTTGTGAGACGCATCGTGAATCACGGTTCCAGCCATGTGCAACGCCAGCACGTTCAGCGAAAAACAACACCAATCCGGCCATTCTCCGTACCAGTAACCCACAAAGGAAATCGCGATAATCGCTAATGCACTCAAAAACAACAGCAGCGTCGGATTCAAGTCACCCGGAGGACTCAGAAACTCTTTCGGCACTGTCAGCGGCCGTCCTGCCTCCGACATCTTTGTTAACACTCCTTAATATTTCACACTTGCGTAGTATAAGATACAAGTCTCCCAATAGTAAAGTTTCGTGAAAAAACAGAGTCCGATCGCCATAAACTACGATCGGCACCAGAAGCAAAGTATTGCTGCTGTGAAACGATCCCAATGCTCGATTAGCCAAAGGCAAAGCAGCCCAACTCATACAAATGGGTAAATATGTATTTATGTCAAGCCTGGGAGCGGAAATATTTAATCAAAAAGCCGATCGCCAAGAAAAGATTACCGATCGGTAAAAAGTCAGATATTCTATATAGTGGTCAATGCCTGCTGTTTTGACCGCTATCAAAATTTTTAACTGATGCGGGGCTCGGGGGATATAAGTCCGGCACTCTACCCGATCGAGGGTGAGCGTTGGGATACATGGACACAAGAGCGTCGATTCAAGGGCTCGATGCCACGAAAATCGACACACTATCTATCGGTTCTAACGGAAGGTATAAATCTCTTAGAATATTGATATGTTCAACTTGACTTACAGTTATCGAATCTACCCAGAACTTAACCAGGAAGCCCAAATGCTTGACTGGTTGGAGCAATGTCGCCACGTGTATAACTACGCATTGGCAGAGCGCAAGGACTGGATGAATTCGCGTAAGTGCTCGGTCAATGCTTGCAGTATCAGGCAGGAATACATCATCCCTGCTGACACGCCGTATCCCCACTACTACAAACAGCAAAACGCACTAACCAAAGCAAAAGAGGTGATTCGAGAACTGAAGGCAGTTCATTCTCAAGTTTTGCAAGATGCCCTGAAACGACTGGATAAGTCCTTCAAATTCATGCAAGAGAGAGGGTTTGGATTCCCTCGGTTCAAGAAGTTTGGTCAGTATCGCTCCTTTGTGTTTCCGCAGTTCAAATCGAATCCGGTTAACGGGTTTGAAATCAAGCTGCCGAAAGTTGGAGCAATGCCCATCAACCTGCATCGACCAATCCCAGATGGGTTTGAGGTCAAGCAAGTTCGAGTTGTGTTCAAGGCATCGGGTTGGTATGCCCAATTGATTCTGCAAGCTGATATTTATGTTCCCGAACCAATGCCACATGGCGAACCCATCGGGATTGATTTGGGTCTGGAAAAGTTCTTGGCTATATCGACTGGTCAATTGATAGAACGCCCTCGCTTTTTCGTGGATTTGCAAAGCGAGCTTACATGGCTGCAACGCAAATTGAAAAACAAGACAAAGGGTTCTGCCAACTACCGTAAAATTCAAGCCAAGATTCGCTCACTGCACGAACATATTTACAACATTAGACGTGAGTTTCACGTACTGACGGCTCACAAACTTTGTGACATTGCCGAGATGATTTTCGCTGAGGACTTGAACCTCAAGATGACCAGTCGTGGAATGCTGGCAAAGCATTGTTTGGATGCTGCATGGGGCAGCTTTTTGGAAATCCTCAAGTGGGTATCCTGGAAGCGTGGTGTCTACTTCGCCAAAGTTGACCCTCATGGCACAAGTCAAACCTGCCCTCAGTGTGGAGCCCATACTGGCAAAAAGGAACTCAGCGAACGGGTACATCATTGCAGTGAATGTGGATATACAACAAACCGAGATGTTGCTGCGGCTCAAGTCATAGAGCAACGAGGTCTTGTAGCCGTTGGACAGACGGTGATACTGCCTGTGGAGGAAGGTTGCCTGGGAACCCCCGTGAAGCAGGAAAACTCAAGAGCGATCTTGGGAAGCCCGCGCTATACCCGATCGAGGGTGAGCGTCGGGAGGATGTCACGACTTCAGACTAGCGTCATTGCTTGTAGTGAAAGATGAAACGTTAGCCGAAATTTAAACAAGAAATCCTCCAGCCACCCCATCTCAATTCATGCAACCGCCAAAAGCCCTACGCCGAACTAAAATTGTAGCCACGATTGGCCCTGCCACATCCGACCCAGAAGTGCTGCGCAACCTCATAGAAGCTGGTGCCACAACTTTGCGACTCAACTTTTCCCACGGAACAGAAGATGACCACCAGCGCAGCATTCGCTTAATCCGCCAAACGTCCTTTGAACTCAACCAACCGGTTGCCATCCTCCAAGACCTCCAGGGCCCGAAAATTCGTTTAGGGCGCTTTGAAACAGGCTCTATAGTTGTCAAAAACGGCGATCCTTTCATTTTGACCAGCCGCCCGGTTGTTGGCACAGAGCTCATTTCCTCCGTCACCTACGAAACCCTAGCTGCGGAAGTCCCAGAGGGAGCCACGATTCTGCTGGATGACGGAAAAGTGGAAATGCGCGTCGAAAAAGTAGACCGCGGCGCGGGAGAACTTTACTGCCGCGTGGTCGTCGGCGGGCCGCTTTCCAACAACAAAGGCGTAAATTTTCCGGGAGTATACCTGTCAATTAAGGCGCTCACGGATAAAGACCGCAAAGATTTAATGTTCGGCCTCGACCAAGGCGTGGATTGGGTGGCTCTGAGCTTTGTGCGGAATCCCCAGGATATGCTCGAAATTAAAGAACTGATTGCCAGTGCGGGCAAGCAAGTACCGGTGATTGCTAAGATCGAAAAGCACGAGGCGATCGAACAAATGGAAGAAATTCTCGCCCTTTGCAACGGCGTGATGGTCGCCCGCGGCGATTTGGGCGTGGAACTGCCCGCCGAAGACGTGCCGATTTTGCAAAAGCGCTTGATTGCGACTTCCAACCGCATGGGGATTCCGGTGATTACCGCTACCCAGATGCTCGACAGCATGGTCAACAATCCCCGTCCTACCCGCGCCGAGATTTCCGACGTGGCTAACGCCATTCTCGACGGAACTGATGCGGTAATGCTCTCGAATGAAACGGCTGTGGGCAACTTTGCAGTCGAAGCGGTGGCGACGATGGCGAGAATTGCCGTCCGCATCGAGAGGGAAGGAATTAGGGGCAATATTAGAAATGTAGAAGATGTCGGTCGATCGATCACCAACGGCATCAGCCAAGCAGTCAGCCAAATCTCCG
The nucleotide sequence above comes from Microcoleus sp. bin38.metabat.b11b12b14.051. Encoded proteins:
- the pyk gene encoding pyruvate kinase; this encodes MQPPKALRRTKIVATIGPATSDPEVLRNLIEAGATTLRLNFSHGTEDDHQRSIRLIRQTSFELNQPVAILQDLQGPKIRLGRFETGSIVVKNGDPFILTSRPVVGTELISSVTYETLAAEVPEGATILLDDGKVEMRVEKVDRGAGELYCRVVVGGPLSNNKGVNFPGVYLSIKALTDKDRKDLMFGLDQGVDWVALSFVRNPQDMLEIKELIASAGKQVPVIAKIEKHEAIEQMEEILALCNGVMVARGDLGVELPAEDVPILQKRLIATSNRMGIPVITATQMLDSMVNNPRPTRAEISDVANAILDGTDAVMLSNETAVGNFAVEAVATMARIAVRIEREGIRGNIRNVEDVGRSITNGISQAVSQISEQLNAAAIMTLTKTGATARNVSKFRPKTPILAVTPHVDVARQLQLVWGVKPLLVLDLPSTGQTFQSAINVAQEKELLCDGDLVVMTAGTQQGVAGSTDLIKIEVVTAVLGKGTGVGLGSVSGMARVARTAADVANFHSGDILVVERTSAEFVEMIRKAAGVVTEEESLTSHAAIIGLRLGVPVMVGVENAMGVIRDGTMLTLDMQRGLVYSGARNGSPDGELAV